A genomic stretch from Streptomyces venezuelae ATCC 10712 includes:
- a CDS encoding tyrosine-protein phosphatase — protein sequence MHLSRRALLTATGATALVAALPPEAIARTGPRSARATAIRQIPLQGAVNVRDLGGYLTYDGSRVRHGLAYRGDHLAKLTAADLTTLAGLGLRTVVDLRIPTEVGYDGADRLPAGVVPVARPVTDNGLFGRLLTAIGSRDPVRQEEMLGGGRAAAFMREVYRTFVTDAANRAAFAATLRDLADPRRGPLLLHCTSGKDRTGWTGWLLLTLLGVPDSLARQDYLASNTFRAAYDARVREGLKQGGLMQNPDLIIPLQEVRAEYLDTALEQLRSSYGSVFRYVSEGLGLEFRELLALRERLVPAA from the coding sequence GTGCACCTGTCTCGACGCGCGCTGCTCACCGCCACCGGGGCCACCGCCCTGGTGGCAGCCCTGCCCCCGGAGGCGATCGCCAGAACCGGCCCCCGGTCCGCGCGGGCGACCGCCATCCGGCAGATCCCCCTCCAGGGCGCCGTCAACGTCCGCGACCTCGGCGGATACCTCACGTACGACGGGAGCCGGGTCCGTCACGGGCTCGCCTACCGGGGCGACCACCTCGCCAAGCTCACCGCCGCCGACCTGACCACCCTCGCCGGGCTCGGCCTCCGCACCGTGGTCGACCTGCGCATCCCGACGGAGGTCGGGTACGACGGCGCCGACCGGCTCCCCGCCGGGGTCGTCCCGGTCGCCCGGCCCGTCACCGACAACGGCCTGTTCGGGCGGCTGCTCACCGCGATCGGCTCCCGCGACCCGGTGCGGCAGGAGGAGATGCTGGGCGGCGGACGGGCCGCCGCCTTCATGCGCGAGGTGTACCGGACCTTCGTCACCGACGCGGCGAACCGGGCCGCCTTCGCGGCCACCCTGCGGGACCTCGCCGATCCCCGCAGGGGGCCGCTGCTGCTGCACTGCACCTCGGGCAAGGACCGCACCGGCTGGACCGGCTGGCTGCTGCTCACGCTGCTCGGCGTGCCCGATTCCCTCGCCCGCCAGGACTACCTGGCCTCCAACACCTTCCGCGCCGCGTACGACGCCCGGGTGCGGGAGGGGCTGAAGCAGGGCGGGCTCATGCAGAACCCGGACCTGATCATCCCGCTCCAGGAGGTGCGGGCGGAGTACCTCGACACCGCCCTGGAGCAGCTGCGCTCCTCGTACGGGAGCGTGTTCCGCTACGTGTCCGAGGGCCTCGGCCTGGAGTTCCGCGAGCTGCTGGCGCTGCGCGAACGGCTGGTGCCCGCGGCCTGA
- a CDS encoding DEAD/DEAH box helicase: MTRSERPHKRSPRTAQAKSTSQPKASRGGRRPTAPPPPSEFTPPETVTPALPAVAAFADLDMPEGLLRTLGEQGVTEPFPIQAATLPNSLAGRDVLGRGRTGSGKTLAFGLALLARTAGRRAESGAPLALVLVPTRELAQQVTDALTPYAAALRLRITTVVGGMSISRQSSALRRGAEVLIATPGRLHDLIDRGDCRLDQVAVTVLDEADQMADMGFLPQVTKLLKQVEPGGQRLLFSATLDRNVDRLVKMFLDDPVVHSVDPSAGAVTTMEHHVLYVMDETDKKAVTLKIAARDGRTILFLDTKRSVDRLVKRLLANGVRASGLHGGRSQPQRNRTLDQFKSGQVTTLVATNVAARGIHVDDLDMVVNVDPPMDHKDYLHRGGRTARAGESGSVFTLVLPEQKRDMGRLMSHAGISPRTAQIKSSDEQLAELTGAREPSGVPVVIEIPQPTPPRKPAGTGGGAGSGSGGNRRRRRPATAGGSAATGTGSGRATGTATGRSTGSAGRAAGSTGGAGRATGGGRGAGSGTGGGRGAAAGAGRGGRQAAGTSRSRSASSSRNSRPRPSDT; the protein is encoded by the coding sequence ATGACCCGCTCCGAACGCCCTCACAAGCGCAGCCCCCGCACCGCCCAGGCGAAGTCCACGTCACAGCCGAAGGCCTCCCGCGGCGGGCGCCGCCCCACCGCGCCCCCGCCGCCCAGCGAGTTCACGCCGCCGGAGACGGTGACGCCCGCGCTGCCCGCGGTGGCCGCCTTCGCCGACCTCGACATGCCCGAGGGCCTGCTGCGGACCCTGGGCGAGCAGGGCGTCACGGAGCCGTTCCCGATCCAGGCCGCTACCCTCCCGAACTCGCTGGCCGGCCGTGACGTGCTCGGCCGGGGGCGTACCGGCTCCGGCAAGACCCTGGCGTTCGGCCTCGCGCTCCTCGCCCGCACGGCCGGCCGCCGCGCCGAGTCCGGCGCGCCGCTCGCGCTGGTCCTGGTGCCCACCCGCGAGCTCGCCCAGCAGGTGACCGACGCGCTCACCCCGTACGCCGCCGCGCTGCGGCTGCGCATCACCACCGTCGTCGGCGGCATGTCGATCAGTCGGCAGTCCTCCGCGCTGCGACGCGGCGCCGAGGTCCTGATCGCCACGCCTGGCCGGCTCCACGACCTCATCGACCGCGGCGACTGCCGGCTCGACCAGGTCGCCGTCACGGTCCTCGACGAGGCCGACCAGATGGCCGACATGGGCTTCCTGCCGCAGGTCACGAAGCTCCTGAAGCAGGTCGAGCCGGGCGGGCAGCGCCTGCTGTTCTCGGCCACCCTGGACCGGAACGTCGACCGGCTGGTCAAGATGTTCCTCGACGACCCGGTCGTCCACTCCGTCGACCCCTCGGCCGGTGCGGTCACCACCATGGAGCACCACGTCCTGTACGTGATGGACGAGACCGACAAGAAGGCCGTCACGCTGAAGATCGCGGCCCGCGACGGCCGCACGATCCTCTTCCTGGACACCAAGCGGTCCGTGGACCGGCTGGTCAAGCGGCTCCTCGCCAACGGCGTACGGGCCTCCGGCCTGCACGGCGGCCGCTCGCAGCCGCAGCGCAACCGGACCCTGGACCAGTTCAAGAGCGGTCAGGTCACCACGCTCGTCGCCACGAACGTCGCCGCGCGCGGCATCCACGTCGACGACCTCGACATGGTCGTGAACGTCGACCCGCCGATGGACCACAAGGACTACCTGCACCGCGGCGGCCGCACCGCCCGCGCCGGTGAGTCCGGCAGCGTCTTCACCCTGGTCCTGCCCGAGCAGAAGCGCGACATGGGCCGTCTGATGTCGCACGCGGGCATCAGCCCCCGCACCGCGCAGATCAAGTCCAGCGACGAGCAGCTCGCCGAGCTGACCGGCGCGCGGGAGCCCTCGGGCGTCCCGGTCGTCATCGAGATCCCGCAGCCCACCCCGCCGCGCAAGCCCGCCGGCACCGGCGGCGGCGCGGGCAGCGGCAGCGGCGGCAACCGCCGTCGCCGCCGTCCGGCCACGGCCGGCGGCTCGGCTGCTACGGGTACGGGCTCCGGCCGCGCCACGGGCACGGCCACCGGCCGCTCGACCGGCTCCGCGGGCCGCGCGGCCGGCTCCACCGGTGGCGCGGGCCGCGCCACCGGCGGCGGCCGGGGCGCCGGCTCCGGCACGGGCGGCGGCCGTGGCGCCGCGGCCGGTGCCGGCCGCGGCGGGCGTCAGGCCGCGGGCACCAGCCGTTCGCGCAGCGCCAGCAGCTCGCGGAACTCCAGGCCGAGGCCCTCGGACACGTAG
- a CDS encoding acetyl-CoA C-acetyltransferase, translating to MPEAYIVEAVRTPVGRRGGGLASVHPADLGAHVLNALVARSGIDPAAVDDVVFGCLDTVGPQAGDIARTAWLAAGLPEEVPGVTVDRQCGSSQQAVHFAAQAVLSGTQDLVVAGGVQNMSMIPIAFASRQAAEPLGLTGGPFHGSEGWRARYGDAPVNQFHGAELIAEKWRITRRDQEEFALRSHRRALAAIDTGRFTRETAAYGDVTTDEGPRRDTSAEKMAGLRPVVEGGTITAACSSQVSDGAAALLLASEDAVRAHGLTPRARIHHLSARGEDPIRMLSAPIPATAHALKKTGLAIDDIDLVEINEAFAPVVLAWLKETGADPARVNVNGGAIALGHPLGATGAKLMTTLLHELERTGGRYGLQTMCEGGGQANVTIVERL from the coding sequence ATGCCCGAGGCCTACATCGTCGAAGCGGTCCGCACGCCCGTGGGGCGCCGAGGGGGCGGACTCGCGTCCGTCCACCCGGCCGACCTCGGCGCCCACGTGCTCAACGCCCTCGTCGCCCGCTCCGGGATCGACCCGGCCGCCGTCGACGACGTCGTGTTCGGCTGCCTCGACACCGTCGGGCCGCAGGCCGGCGACATCGCCCGTACGGCATGGCTGGCGGCGGGCCTCCCCGAGGAGGTCCCCGGGGTCACCGTCGACCGCCAGTGCGGCTCCTCCCAGCAGGCCGTGCACTTCGCCGCCCAGGCCGTCCTGTCCGGCACCCAGGACCTGGTCGTCGCCGGGGGCGTGCAGAACATGTCGATGATCCCCATCGCCTTCGCCTCCCGGCAGGCCGCCGAGCCCCTCGGCCTCACCGGCGGGCCCTTCCACGGCAGCGAGGGCTGGCGGGCCCGGTACGGCGACGCGCCGGTCAACCAGTTCCACGGCGCCGAGCTGATCGCCGAGAAGTGGCGGATCACCCGCCGCGACCAGGAGGAGTTCGCCCTCCGCTCGCACCGGCGGGCCCTGGCGGCGATCGACACGGGCCGCTTCACGCGGGAGACCGCGGCGTACGGGGACGTCACCACCGACGAGGGGCCGCGCCGCGACACCAGCGCCGAGAAGATGGCGGGGCTCCGGCCGGTCGTCGAGGGCGGCACCATCACCGCCGCCTGCTCCTCCCAGGTCTCCGACGGCGCGGCCGCCCTCCTCCTCGCGAGCGAGGACGCCGTCCGGGCACACGGGCTCACCCCCCGGGCCCGGATCCACCACCTCTCGGCCCGCGGCGAGGACCCGATCCGGATGCTGTCCGCGCCGATACCCGCCACCGCCCACGCGCTGAAGAAGACCGGCCTGGCCATCGACGACATCGACCTCGTCGAGATCAACGAGGCCTTCGCCCCCGTCGTCCTCGCCTGGCTCAAGGAGACCGGCGCCGACCCGGCCCGGGTCAACGTCAACGGCGGCGCGATCGCCCTGGGCCACCCGCTGGGCGCCACCGGCGCCAAACTGATGACCACCCTCCTCCACGAACTGGAACGCACCGGAGGCCGCTACGGCCTCCAGACCATGTGCGAGGGCGGCGGCCAGGCGAACGTGACGATCGTCGAACGGCTGTGA
- a CDS encoding TetR/AcrR family transcriptional regulator gives MPNTADKKKTQVSGGPERRRELLDTAAEVFAAQGYNATTVRKIADAAGMLAGSLYYHFDSKESMLDEILSTFLGELWEGYDAVLAAGRGPRETIEALVTESFREIDRHRAAVAIYQKESRHLTDLPRFHYLADSQRKFEKAWLGTLERGVAAGVFRADLDVRLTYRFVRDTVWVAASWYRPGGLHSPEEIARQYLSMVLDGIAVRA, from the coding sequence GTGCCGAACACTGCAGACAAGAAGAAGACCCAGGTGAGCGGCGGGCCCGAGCGGCGCCGTGAACTCCTCGACACGGCGGCCGAGGTGTTCGCCGCGCAGGGGTACAACGCCACCACCGTCCGCAAGATCGCGGACGCCGCCGGGATGCTCGCCGGCAGCCTCTATTACCACTTCGACTCCAAGGAGTCGATGCTCGACGAGATCCTCTCCACCTTCCTCGGCGAACTGTGGGAGGGCTACGACGCCGTCCTCGCCGCCGGCCGCGGACCCCGCGAGACCATCGAGGCCCTCGTCACCGAGTCCTTCCGCGAGATCGACCGGCACCGCGCCGCCGTCGCCATCTACCAGAAGGAGTCCCGGCACCTCACCGACCTGCCCCGCTTCCACTACCTCGCCGACTCGCAGCGCAAGTTCGAGAAGGCCTGGCTCGGCACCCTGGAGCGCGGGGTCGCCGCCGGGGTCTTCCGCGCCGACCTCGACGTCCGCCTCACCTACCGGTTCGTCCGCGACACCGTCTGGGTCGCCGCGTCCTGGTACCGCCCGGGCGGCCTGCACAGCCCCGAGGAGATCGCCCGCCAGTACCTGTCGATGGTCCTGGACGGGATCGCCGTACGCGCCTAG
- a CDS encoding SDR family oxidoreductase, with product MTRTPPPPYVPGHGLLAGRTAVITAAAGAGIGGATARRFLEEGARVLLSDAHTRRLKETETALAAAFGADSVAAQTCDVTDEAQVQALYDTAVRLHGRLDITVNNAGLGGTADLADMTDEQWNRVLDVTLGGTFRCTRAALRRFRDTGTGGVVVNNASVVGWRAQTGQAHYAAAKAGVMALTRCAAAEAAAYGVRVNAVSPSLAMHPHLAKVTTTELLDELTAREAFGRYAEPWEIANVIVFLAGDYSSYMTGETVSVSSQHA from the coding sequence ATGACCCGTACCCCACCGCCCCCCTACGTACCGGGCCACGGACTGCTCGCCGGCCGGACCGCCGTGATCACCGCCGCCGCCGGCGCCGGCATCGGCGGCGCCACCGCCCGCCGCTTCCTGGAGGAGGGCGCCCGTGTCCTCCTCAGCGACGCCCACACCCGACGGCTCAAGGAGACCGAGACCGCGCTCGCCGCCGCGTTCGGCGCGGACTCCGTCGCCGCCCAGACCTGCGACGTCACCGACGAGGCCCAGGTCCAGGCGCTGTACGACACCGCCGTACGGCTCCACGGACGCCTGGACATCACCGTCAACAACGCCGGCCTCGGCGGCACCGCCGACCTCGCCGACATGACCGACGAGCAGTGGAACCGGGTCCTCGACGTCACCCTCGGCGGCACCTTCCGCTGCACCCGCGCCGCCCTGCGCCGCTTCCGCGACACCGGCACCGGCGGCGTCGTCGTCAACAACGCCTCCGTCGTCGGCTGGCGCGCCCAGACCGGACAGGCCCACTACGCCGCCGCCAAGGCCGGGGTCATGGCCCTCACCCGCTGCGCGGCCGCCGAGGCCGCCGCCTACGGCGTCCGCGTCAACGCCGTCTCCCCGTCCCTCGCCATGCACCCCCACCTGGCCAAGGTCACCACCACCGAGCTCCTCGACGAGCTCACCGCCCGCGAGGCCTTCGGGCGGTACGCCGAGCCCTGGGAGATCGCCAACGTCATCGTCTTCCTCGCCGGCGACTACTCCTCCTACATGACCGGCGAGACGGTCTCCGTCAGCAGTCAGCACGCCTAG
- a CDS encoding acyl-CoA dehydrogenase family protein encodes MSSVEEFRTEIRGWLKTHLSGSFAALRGRGGPGREHEAFAERLTWERHLAAHGWTCVGWPKEYGGRGASVAEQIAFHEEYALADAPARVNHIGEQLLGPTLVDHGTEEQKARFLPPIRAVEELWCQGYSEPGAGSDLAAVRTRATLTGGSWVIDGQKIWTSLAHEAQWCFVLARTEPGSTRHTGLSYLLVPLDQPGVEIRPIVQLTGTSEFNEVFFDGAVTDAAHVVGAPGDGWRIAMATLGYERGVSTLGQQVGFRRELDALVALARRNGAAADPDIRDRLTRAWAGLEALRAGALRGTDPSAAKLYWSHWHRDLGELALEVCGPAATLAAGAPYELDDWQRLFLFSRADTVYAGSSEIQRNIIAERVLGLPKEPRP; translated from the coding sequence ATGAGCAGCGTCGAGGAGTTCCGGACGGAGATACGGGGCTGGCTGAAGACCCACCTCAGCGGCTCCTTCGCCGCCCTCAGAGGACGCGGCGGACCCGGCCGCGAGCACGAGGCCTTCGCCGAACGCCTCACCTGGGAGCGGCACCTGGCCGCCCACGGCTGGACCTGCGTCGGCTGGCCCAAGGAGTACGGCGGCCGCGGCGCGAGCGTCGCGGAACAGATCGCCTTCCACGAGGAGTACGCCCTCGCCGACGCCCCCGCCCGGGTCAACCACATCGGCGAACAACTCCTCGGCCCCACCCTCGTCGACCACGGCACCGAGGAGCAGAAGGCCCGCTTCCTGCCCCCGATCCGCGCCGTCGAGGAACTCTGGTGCCAGGGCTACAGCGAACCCGGCGCCGGCTCCGACCTCGCCGCCGTCCGCACCCGCGCCACCCTGACCGGCGGCAGCTGGGTGATCGACGGCCAGAAGATCTGGACCTCCCTCGCCCACGAGGCCCAGTGGTGCTTCGTCCTCGCCCGCACCGAACCGGGCAGCACGCGCCACACCGGGCTCTCCTACCTCCTCGTCCCCCTCGACCAGCCCGGCGTCGAGATCCGGCCCATCGTCCAGCTCACCGGCACCAGCGAGTTCAACGAGGTCTTCTTCGACGGCGCCGTCACCGACGCCGCCCACGTCGTCGGCGCACCCGGCGACGGCTGGCGCATCGCCATGGCCACCCTCGGCTACGAACGCGGCGTCTCCACCCTCGGCCAGCAGGTCGGCTTCCGCCGCGAACTCGACGCCCTCGTCGCCCTCGCCCGCCGCAACGGCGCCGCCGCCGACCCCGACATCCGCGACCGCCTCACCCGCGCCTGGGCCGGACTCGAAGCCCTCCGGGCCGGCGCCCTGCGCGGCACCGACCCCTCCGCCGCCAAGCTGTACTGGTCCCACTGGCACCGCGACCTCGGCGAACTCGCCCTGGAGGTGTGCGGCCCCGCCGCCACCCTCGCCGCCGGAGCACCCTACGAACTCGACGACTGGCAGCGGCTGTTCCTCTTCTCCCGCGCCGACACCGTCTACGCGGGCTCCAGCGAGATCCAGCGGAACATCATCGCCGAGCGGGTGCTCGGCCTCCCGAAGGAGCCGCGCCCATGA
- a CDS encoding acyl-CoA dehydrogenase family protein, with amino-acid sequence MDLSYTRTEEAFRAEAREWLREHVPAEPLPSLETAAGFAAHRAWEAELAAARWSVVSWPEEYGGRGVDLAHWLVFEEEYWAAGAPGRVSQNGVQLLAPTLFDHGTAEQRARVLPSMATGETVWAQAWSEPEAGSDLASLTSRAVRTDGGWLLSGQKTWSSRAAFADRAFGIFRSDPDADRPHRGLTYLMFDLRAPGVTVRPIGRLDGKPAFAELFLDEVFVPDADVIGEPGQGWRIAMSTTGNERGLMLRSPGRFLAAADRLVGLWRAEGDPADSALRDRVADAVIGARAYQLFTAGAAARLATGAAAGADSSLNKVFWSEYDLALHETALDLLGPDGELADGAWAEGYVFSLAGPLYAGTNEIQRDIIAERLLGLPKGRR; translated from the coding sequence ATGGATCTCTCGTACACACGGACCGAGGAGGCCTTCCGGGCGGAGGCCCGCGAATGGCTGCGGGAGCACGTCCCCGCGGAGCCCCTGCCCTCCCTGGAGACGGCCGCGGGCTTCGCCGCCCACCGCGCCTGGGAGGCCGAACTGGCCGCCGCCCGCTGGTCGGTGGTCTCCTGGCCCGAGGAGTACGGGGGCCGGGGCGTCGACCTCGCCCACTGGCTGGTCTTCGAGGAGGAGTACTGGGCCGCCGGGGCGCCCGGCCGCGTCTCGCAGAACGGCGTCCAGCTCCTCGCCCCCACCCTCTTCGACCACGGCACGGCGGAGCAGCGCGCCCGGGTGCTGCCCTCGATGGCGACCGGGGAGACGGTCTGGGCGCAGGCCTGGTCCGAACCCGAGGCCGGCTCCGACCTGGCGTCCCTCACCTCCCGCGCGGTCCGCACGGACGGCGGCTGGCTGCTCTCCGGGCAGAAGACCTGGTCCTCCCGGGCCGCCTTCGCCGACCGGGCCTTCGGCATCTTCCGCAGCGACCCGGACGCGGACCGGCCCCACCGGGGGCTCACCTACCTCATGTTCGACCTGCGGGCGCCGGGGGTGACGGTCCGCCCGATCGGCCGGCTCGACGGGAAGCCGGCCTTCGCGGAGCTCTTCCTCGACGAGGTCTTCGTCCCCGACGCCGACGTGATCGGGGAGCCGGGCCAGGGCTGGCGCATCGCGATGTCCACCACGGGCAACGAACGGGGCCTGATGCTCCGCTCCCCCGGCCGCTTCCTCGCCGCCGCCGACCGGCTCGTGGGGCTCTGGCGCGCGGAGGGCGACCCGGCCGACTCCGCGCTGCGGGACCGGGTGGCGGACGCGGTGATCGGGGCGCGCGCGTACCAGCTGTTCACGGCGGGCGCGGCGGCCCGGCTCGCGACGGGCGCGGCGGCGGGCGCCGACTCCAGCCTCAACAAGGTCTTCTGGTCGGAGTACGACCTGGCCCTGCACGAGACGGCGCTCGACCTCCTGGGCCCGGACGGCGAACTGGCGGACGGCGCCTGGGCCGAGGGGTACGTCTTCTCCCTCGCGGGCCCCCTCTACGCGGGCACCAACGAGATCCAGCGCGACATCATCGCCGAGCGGCTGCTCGGCCTCCCGAAGGGGCGCCGCTGA
- a CDS encoding acyl-CoA dehydrogenase family protein: MGFLPTDEQRAFARSLDAMLTASDTPAAIRAWAGGEPGPGRALWGRLAEAGVFALAVPEAYEGMGPLPVELAHAFVELGRHAVPGPVVETVATAVLLGELARLGEPGPAKRLLPGLAAGEWTATLAAPATRAARHPVPYALDADRADAVLVVRGEELWRAPGHGPVRVSADPARRLARPAPGGELLAEGPAVAAAAAAARRWAMLATAAQSLGVGLALLDRSVAYARQRTQFGAPIGSFQAVKHRLADTLLALEFARPLLFGAAVALADGRAPDGDLAAAKVTAGEAGYGAARTALQVHGAVGYTEELDLSLWLRKARPLRDAWGAPAACRAAVLAPYA, translated from the coding sequence ATGGGATTCCTGCCGACCGACGAACAGCGGGCCTTCGCCCGCTCCCTGGACGCGATGCTCACCGCCTCCGACACCCCGGCGGCGATACGGGCCTGGGCGGGCGGCGAGCCAGGACCGGGGCGGGCGCTGTGGGGGCGGCTCGCGGAGGCGGGCGTGTTCGCGCTCGCGGTACCGGAGGCGTACGAGGGGATGGGGCCGCTCCCCGTCGAACTGGCCCACGCCTTCGTGGAGCTGGGGCGGCACGCGGTGCCCGGCCCGGTGGTGGAGACGGTGGCGACGGCGGTGCTCCTCGGCGAGCTGGCCCGCCTGGGCGAGCCGGGTCCGGCGAAACGGCTCCTGCCCGGCCTCGCGGCGGGCGAGTGGACGGCGACGCTCGCGGCCCCCGCGACCCGGGCCGCACGGCACCCGGTCCCGTACGCCCTCGACGCCGACCGGGCCGACGCGGTGCTCGTCGTCCGGGGCGAGGAGCTGTGGCGGGCGCCCGGTCACGGCCCGGTCCGGGTCTCCGCCGACCCGGCGCGGCGGCTCGCCCGCCCGGCCCCCGGCGGGGAGCTGCTCGCCGAGGGTCCCGCGGTGGCCGCGGCGGCCGCGGCGGCCCGGCGGTGGGCGATGCTGGCGACGGCGGCGCAGTCCCTCGGCGTGGGCCTGGCGCTGCTCGACCGGTCGGTTGCCTATGCCCGGCAGCGCACCCAGTTCGGCGCCCCGATCGGGTCGTTCCAGGCGGTCAAGCACCGGCTGGCCGACACGCTGCTCGCCCTGGAGTTCGCGCGGCCGCTGCTGTTCGGCGCGGCGGTGGCGCTGGCGGACGGGCGCGCCCCGGACGGCGACCTGGCGGCGGCCAAGGTGACGGCCGGCGAGGCCGGGTACGGGGCGGCCCGGACCGCCCTCCAGGTGCACGGGGCGGTCGGCTACACGGAGGAGCTGGACCTCTCCCTGTGGCTCCGCAAGGCCCGTCCGCTGCGCGACGCCTGGGGCGCCCCGGCCGCTTGCCGGGCGGCCGTCCTCGCCCCGTACGCCTGA
- a CDS encoding pyridoxamine 5'-phosphate oxidase family protein has product MGDTGHPTTTWSAFEAAEPELAATVRERFGQHTHHALATLRADGSPRLSGIEVGFRFGELWLGMMPGSRKARDLRRDPRLSLLANLGRGTDMGGGDVRISGRAVEITDPETIARYVAEADEPQPFHLFRVEPTEVVRTWVDGDELVLRSWTAGRRARTFRRGNDESPPREGV; this is encoded by the coding sequence ATGGGAGACACCGGACACCCGACGACGACCTGGTCGGCCTTCGAGGCCGCCGAGCCCGAACTCGCCGCGACCGTACGCGAGCGCTTCGGGCAGCACACCCACCACGCCCTCGCCACCCTGCGCGCGGACGGCTCGCCCCGGCTCAGCGGGATCGAGGTCGGCTTCCGCTTCGGCGAGCTCTGGCTCGGCATGATGCCCGGCTCGCGCAAAGCCCGCGACCTGCGCCGCGACCCCCGGCTCTCGCTCCTCGCCAACCTCGGCCGCGGCACCGACATGGGCGGCGGGGACGTCCGGATCTCCGGGCGGGCGGTCGAGATCACCGACCCCGAGACCATCGCCCGGTACGTGGCCGAGGCGGACGAGCCCCAGCCCTTCCACCTCTTCCGGGTGGAGCCCACCGAGGTCGTACGGACCTGGGTGGACGGCGACGAACTGGTCCTCCGCTCCTGGACCGCCGGCCGCCGCGCCCGGACCTTCCGGCGCGGCAACGACGAGAGCCCGCCCCGCGAAGGAGTCTGA
- a CDS encoding VOC family protein — translation MSSLVRHVTIDCADAYALAGFWAKALDSTISDADKPGDEEVLVEAPGVGLLFIQVPEAKSVKNRIHLDLKPLDRTRDEEVERLIGLGATLFEDHRNPDGSGWATLADPEGNEFCVERSAAERAATAPAS, via the coding sequence ATGAGCTCTCTCGTACGACACGTCACCATCGACTGCGCCGACGCCTACGCCCTGGCCGGCTTCTGGGCGAAGGCGCTGGACTCCACGATCTCGGACGCGGACAAGCCGGGCGACGAGGAGGTGCTCGTCGAGGCACCCGGCGTCGGCCTCCTCTTCATCCAGGTCCCCGAGGCGAAGTCGGTCAAGAACCGCATCCACCTGGACCTCAAGCCGCTGGACCGCACCCGTGACGAGGAGGTCGAGCGGCTGATCGGCCTCGGCGCCACCCTGTTCGAGGACCACCGGAACCCGGACGGCAGCGGCTGGGCGACCCTCGCCGACCCGGAGGGGAACGAGTTCTGCGTCGAGCGCAGCGCGGCCGAGCGCGCCGCGACCGCCCCCGCCTCCTGA
- a CDS encoding PadR family transcriptional regulator produces MADEETVPALPATSWAVLGLLSFGRELSGYDIKKWSDRSLGLFYWSPSFSQIYSELKRLEQAGLAGSRLVPPEAGSRDKRVYRITDEGLAAVRTWARTAPLDPPVLKHGPMLRLWLGHLLEPERMREILAAHRAHAEGMRLRAEADAADASADEAWAYPRLTLRWAERYYAAERDLADAMLADIEELDPPEGTGRS; encoded by the coding sequence GTGGCGGACGAAGAGACCGTGCCGGCGCTCCCGGCGACCAGCTGGGCCGTGCTCGGACTGCTCTCCTTCGGGCGGGAGTTGTCCGGCTACGACATCAAGAAGTGGTCCGACCGGTCGTTGGGGCTCTTCTACTGGAGCCCCTCCTTCAGCCAGATCTACAGCGAGCTCAAGCGCCTGGAGCAGGCCGGCCTCGCCGGCTCCCGCCTGGTCCCGCCCGAGGCCGGCTCGCGGGACAAACGCGTCTACCGGATCACCGACGAGGGCCTCGCCGCCGTCCGCACCTGGGCCCGCACCGCCCCGCTCGACCCGCCCGTCCTCAAGCACGGACCGATGCTCCGGCTCTGGCTCGGACACCTCCTGGAACCCGAGCGGATGCGGGAGATCCTGGCCGCGCACCGGGCGCACGCCGAGGGCATGCGGCTGCGCGCCGAGGCCGACGCGGCGGACGCGTCGGCGGACGAGGCCTGGGCGTACCCCCGGCTCACCCTCCGGTGGGCCGAGCGCTACTACGCCGCCGAACGCGACCTGGCCGACGCCATGCTCGCGGACATCGAGGAGTTGGATCCTCCGGAGGGAACCGGCCGCTCCTGA